TTCGTGCCATACAGGAATACACAACCGAAATCTTTAAAAGCATCAAGCACATGATTTACATGTTGCATGGATTGGATCTGCATTGAAATTACACGTAGAGACGCAATGCATTGCGTCTGTGCTATAAATGATATGAAATGACACACGAAAAAGCTCTCGAATTATTGCATGAATACGTTAAGAACCCCAGAACAATAGCCCATTGCCTTTCATCTGAAGCGGTGTTGCGGGCCATTGCCAAGCGGCTCGGACAAGATGAAAATAAATGGGGTCTGGCCGGCTTGCTGCACGACCTGGATGTGGAACTCACCCACGACAAACCTGAAATCCACGGCCATGAAACCATCCGCATCCTCCGGCAGGAAGGGATTGATGAAGAAATCCTGGATGCCATTATCCGGCATAATGAAATGAATAACAGTGGTGAGCGAACCACAGTTTTTCATCATGCACTGGCTGCCGGTGAAACCATCACGGGATTAGTTACTGCAACTGCGTTGGTTTATCCTGACAAAAAGGTAGCTTCGGTAAAGACCAAATCCGTGGTGAAGCGCATGAAAGAAAAGGCTTTTGCTGCCTCTGTGAACCGTGAGGCCATCATGGAATGTGAGAGAATCGGTATTCCGCTTCCCGAGTTTGCCGAACTCTCCATCAATGCGATGGCGGGTATTTCCGAAGAAATTGGACTCTGATTTTTATTCAAGATTCCAAATTGAAAAATTCAAGATTTAACTGTACATCAATTCGTTATCCTAATATTGAATATTAAATCTGGAATTTTGAATTTGGAATTAAAAAACCCTGACGCTATCTAAAACGTTTATCTTTGCTCAAAGCTTTCCTGAACCATGTGGAAGAAAATTGCACGAATTCTTAAAAACAAATATTTCATTGCCGTTCTGGCATTTGTCATCTGGATGCTGTTTTTCGACCGCAACAGCATGATGTACCGCTATAAGCAAAACCTGACCCTCAATAAGCACCAGCAGGAAAGAGAATTTTACCTCAGTGAAATCGAAAAGGACAGCATCGCCCTCCACGAACTCTCGTCCGACACCCAAAACCTCATCCGCTTCGCACGGGAGAAATATTTAATGAAGAAGGATGATGAGGATATTTATTTGATTATTGAGGAATAGGCTGAGGCCTCACCCTTTAACCACCGCCAGCGGCTGCAGTTCAATCACGATATCCACAAGATCATCCTGGTTGCGCATTACTTCATCAATGTTTTTATAGCAGCTTGCGGCTTCATCAAGATCGCTGGCGGAGTGGAGACTGTGCAGTATGCCTTTTTCTTCAAGTTTGTGGCGTTCGGTTTGCAGATCGAGGCGGCGGATGGCTTCCTTGCGCCCCATCACCCGCCCGGCACCATGACTGCAGCTTTCAAAACTTTCGGCGCTGCCTTTGCCTCTCACAATGTAGCTTTGTGCACCCTGACTTCCCGGGATGATGCCTAACTGACCTTTCCCCGCCCGGGTCGCACCTTTGCGGTGTACAAAAACTTCTTTGCCAAAATGCTTTTCCAAGGCTGCATAATTATGGGCGATGTTGATCATGTCGTGGCCTTCAAAATCCAGGAAATCACAGCCGCTTGCCTCATTCAGTATCTCGCAAACCTTTTGGGCCATATGCTTTCGGTTCGCAAGGGCAAAATCAATGCAGTAGTTCATTTCGCTGATATACACCTGGCCTTCAACCGAATCAACCGGAAGATAAGCCAGTTGCATGGTTTTGGTTTGCGGACTGCCCCATTGCTCATTCAGTTTACCGGCCAGACGGTTGTAATGATCAGCCACCTGCTTGCCAATGTTACGGCTGCCCGAGTGGATCATGATCCAGATATGGCCGTCCGAGCCTTTCTGGAACTCGATAAAATGATTGCCTCCGCCTAGCGTTCCGACCTGTTTGAGGGCGCTGTTGTATTCCCTTGCTGTCACCGGCATGTTGTCAACGTCATAACCGGCAGGCATTAAAGTGTAATCCTGATTTTGTTTATGGTGATTGAACCCAAGGGGAATGCTTTGCTTTACTTCGCCAACAATCTTTTTCAGTACATCTCTATTAATATCTGGCAGGGAGGTTTTGATGGCGCACATTCCGCAGCCAATGTCAACACCCACCGCGTTGGGGATGATTACACCGTTGGTGGCCAGCACCCCGCCAATAGGCATCCCAAAACCTTCGTGACAATCGGGCATGATGGCCACATGCCGGAATGAGAAGGGCAGGTTGGCCAGGTTTTTCATCTGTTTCAGGGCGCCTTCTTCCACTTCATTGAGCCAGAGTTTGATGGGGATACGTTCGCTGTTTATGGTTTTTTTGATCATTTTCGAGCTTGATTATATTGTTACCACTTTTAGCACCTAAATTTCTAATCGTAACTGAAAAGCCTTCTGCGAT
The Bacteroidales bacterium DNA segment above includes these coding regions:
- a CDS encoding HDIG domain-containing protein encodes the protein MTHEKALELLHEYVKNPRTIAHCLSSEAVLRAIAKRLGQDENKWGLAGLLHDLDVELTHDKPEIHGHETIRILRQEGIDEEILDAIIRHNEMNNSGERTTVFHHALAAGETITGLVTATALVYPDKKVASVKTKSVVKRMKEKAFAASVNREAIMECERIGIPLPEFAELSINAMAGISEEIGL
- a CDS encoding septum formation initiator family protein yields the protein MWKKIARILKNKYFIAVLAFVIWMLFFDRNSMMYRYKQNLTLNKHQQEREFYLSEIEKDSIALHELSSDTQNLIRFAREKYLMKKDDEDIYLIIEE
- a CDS encoding RtcB family protein, translating into MKKTINSERIPIKLWLNEVEEGALKQMKNLANLPFSFRHVAIMPDCHEGFGMPIGGVLATNGVIIPNAVGVDIGCGMCAIKTSLPDINRDVLKKIVGEVKQSIPLGFNHHKQNQDYTLMPAGYDVDNMPVTAREYNSALKQVGTLGGGNHFIEFQKGSDGHIWIMIHSGSRNIGKQVADHYNRLAGKLNEQWGSPQTKTMQLAYLPVDSVEGQVYISEMNYCIDFALANRKHMAQKVCEILNEASGCDFLDFEGHDMINIAHNYAALEKHFGKEVFVHRKGATRAGKGQLGIIPGSQGAQSYIVRGKGSAESFESCSHGAGRVMGRKEAIRRLDLQTERHKLEEKGILHSLHSASDLDEAASCYKNIDEVMRNQDDLVDIVIELQPLAVVKG